One stretch of Stigmatella aurantiaca DNA includes these proteins:
- a CDS encoding Fic family protein — MYRYRWETRLEARLEQTGERIRRLRQLRLPALADESMGHWLRVHHVYHSNAISGSRLTLPETRTILEDGPTFGGKPPKVQAEATHLSHALDFIESLASSRLPLTERDLRILHAVVLGAGNAAEGGTYRTAPVPARGPGHTPPEAGLVPGQVQEFCAWFSQEASEPPAEPPILHACRAHAAFDAIHPFAVGSGRMGRLLTHLVLFRHGYPLTVLRVKDRARYHTALKQAHQGDITALATLFMESVEHGLARYEYIAQQFDEGTSPPPSVSPPGAPHEFPAWRRGVDGLLDALEAAALQLTGKHSGAIADLSLSLIGLDPLTPASWEEARKGPLPLAVLCGQSPQGTFEATLRAHCPREPPPWQRTLPALSLQVAGEPSPAPERPAEFALEESLFTVASTSGQLRRGLSATKLATELWTHALETVLLSRPR, encoded by the coding sequence ATGTACCGCTATCGCTGGGAGACGAGGTTGGAGGCACGGCTGGAGCAAACCGGCGAGCGGATCCGCCGCCTGCGGCAGCTCCGGCTGCCCGCGCTGGCCGACGAGAGCATGGGCCACTGGCTGCGCGTGCACCACGTGTACCACTCGAATGCCATCTCGGGCAGCCGCCTCACCCTGCCCGAGACGCGCACCATCCTCGAGGATGGCCCCACCTTTGGCGGCAAACCGCCCAAGGTGCAGGCGGAGGCCACCCACCTCTCCCACGCGCTGGACTTCATCGAGTCCCTGGCCAGCTCCCGCCTGCCGCTGACCGAGCGGGACTTGCGCATCCTCCACGCCGTGGTGCTGGGCGCCGGGAATGCCGCCGAGGGGGGCACCTACCGCACCGCCCCGGTGCCCGCGCGCGGCCCGGGCCACACGCCGCCCGAGGCCGGGCTCGTCCCCGGGCAGGTGCAGGAGTTCTGCGCCTGGTTCTCCCAGGAGGCCTCCGAGCCCCCTGCCGAGCCCCCCATCCTCCACGCCTGCCGGGCGCACGCCGCGTTCGATGCCATCCACCCGTTCGCCGTGGGCAGTGGCCGCATGGGCCGGCTCCTCACCCACCTGGTGCTCTTCCGGCACGGCTACCCCCTCACCGTGCTGCGCGTGAAGGACCGGGCCCGGTACCACACCGCGCTCAAGCAGGCCCACCAGGGGGACATCACCGCCCTGGCCACCCTCTTCATGGAGAGCGTGGAGCACGGCCTGGCACGCTACGAGTACATCGCCCAGCAGTTCGACGAGGGCACGAGCCCCCCGCCCAGCGTCTCCCCGCCCGGAGCGCCCCACGAGTTCCCCGCCTGGAGGCGGGGCGTGGATGGCCTGCTCGACGCGCTGGAGGCGGCGGCGCTCCAGCTCACCGGCAAGCACTCGGGGGCCATCGCCGACCTGAGCCTCTCGCTCATCGGCCTGGATCCGCTCACCCCGGCAAGCTGGGAAGAGGCCCGGAAGGGGCCCCTGCCCCTGGCGGTGCTCTGCGGCCAGTCCCCGCAGGGCACCTTCGAGGCCACCCTGCGGGCCCACTGTCCGCGCGAGCCCCCGCCGTGGCAGCGCACGCTGCCCGCGCTCTCGCTCCAGGTGGCCGGTGAGCCCTCCCCCGCGCCCGAGCGCCCCGCCGAGTTCGCCCTGGAGGAGAGCCTGTTCACCGTGGCCTCCACCTCGGGACAGCTCCGCCGGGGGCTGTCCGCCACGAAGCTCGCCACGGAACTCTGGACGCACGCGCTGGAGACGGTGCTCCTGTCGCGGCCCCGGTGA
- a CDS encoding tetratricopeptide repeat protein → MKPSAKRLFAQSRAHLEKGEVGKAVHVLKQAIAEEPDDVSLWAEMYRQCMLAKSPQSALSAARELRRIAPTEPNYIYMHGIAALTSGQAQEAATLLEEALQRLPQATHVRRTLVQVLEALKKPERAREILQEAVDRAPTDPVAVNDLAVLLLKQGEQGKRDAEPLLRRVLSAHPDDLATHLNLALSLADRDAEAALEHADRAKDSPELAIREQAQRLYQLLVRH, encoded by the coding sequence ATGAAGCCATCCGCCAAACGCCTCTTCGCGCAGTCTCGGGCCCACCTCGAGAAGGGCGAAGTGGGCAAGGCCGTGCATGTCCTCAAGCAGGCCATCGCGGAGGAACCGGACGACGTGTCGCTCTGGGCGGAGATGTACCGCCAGTGCATGCTGGCCAAGTCCCCGCAGAGCGCGCTGTCCGCCGCCCGGGAGCTGCGGCGCATCGCCCCCACGGAGCCCAACTACATCTATATGCACGGCATCGCCGCGCTCACCTCCGGGCAGGCCCAGGAGGCGGCCACCCTGCTGGAGGAGGCGCTCCAGCGCCTGCCCCAGGCCACGCACGTGCGGCGCACGCTCGTGCAGGTGCTGGAGGCGCTCAAGAAGCCCGAGCGCGCGCGGGAGATTCTCCAGGAGGCCGTGGACCGGGCCCCCACGGATCCGGTCGCGGTGAACGACTTGGCGGTGCTCCTCTTGAAGCAGGGCGAGCAGGGCAAGCGCGACGCGGAGCCGCTGCTGCGCCGGGTGCTCTCCGCCCACCCGGATGATCTCGCCACCCACCTGAACCTCGCGCTCTCCCTGGCGGACCGCGACGCCGAGGCCGCGCTCGAGCACGCCGACCGCGCCAAGGACTCGCCGGAGCTGGCCATCCGCGAGCAGGCCCAGCGCCTGTACCAGCTGCTCGTCCGCCACTGA
- a CDS encoding methyl-accepting chemotaxis protein, with product MRLTFKHKMLLLPGVTAALLLILLIVSLTLWIWTRQVHARIDQGHAPALANSHVLMAELESFHRGVLDTVLRKDAGRLEPLRTLGRKISTDLSDTAQNPVAAGQYLEVLQKDFAQYQQETWLAVELALKGDAQAEAALTRETTRFESLQKALQLFQSEQEQGQERALLQARSLNSRGQAIQAVLAVLCLAWLGASSWWVLRQVVEPLGKLTDTAARIAESGDLTLPIDAHSRDEVGQLGRSLEALVNRLRSVPVGLQAVVGELSTAAERLTKVSQEQLNFLTEQARSLSEAGSTMAEIAQTSTMASSRAEMVLKVAEQADSFTVESQKSIEQSAQGLEQIRQRVSALVGNIGQLSEQAVHAREIIGSVKDLADQSNVLALNAAIEAARAGEGGRGFAVVAREMRALSGQSLQSTERIGKILLDINQAIRTTVSSAEGDSQQMEEGIEQVLSSADKLKEITTVMQESSKAARQIVASVTQQNAGIHQMMEAMQQLSGMMGDVVLATSTAEETVGQINSTVSQLQKIVSEFRV from the coding sequence ATGAGGCTGACGTTCAAGCACAAGATGTTGCTGCTGCCGGGGGTGACGGCGGCGCTCCTGCTGATTCTTCTTATCGTGTCCCTGACCCTGTGGATCTGGACGCGGCAGGTGCACGCGCGGATTGACCAGGGGCACGCGCCGGCGCTGGCCAACAGCCACGTGCTGATGGCGGAGCTGGAGAGCTTCCACCGCGGGGTGCTGGACACGGTGCTGCGCAAGGACGCGGGCAGGCTCGAGCCCTTGCGCACGCTGGGGCGGAAGATTTCCACGGACCTGAGTGACACGGCGCAGAACCCGGTGGCGGCCGGCCAGTACCTGGAGGTGCTCCAGAAGGACTTCGCCCAGTACCAGCAGGAGACGTGGCTCGCGGTGGAGCTGGCGCTCAAGGGCGATGCGCAGGCGGAGGCGGCGCTCACCCGGGAGACGACGCGCTTCGAGTCCCTGCAGAAGGCGCTCCAGCTCTTCCAGAGCGAGCAGGAGCAGGGCCAGGAGCGGGCGCTGCTCCAGGCGCGCTCGCTGAACTCGCGCGGGCAGGCCATTCAGGCGGTGCTCGCGGTGCTGTGCCTGGCGTGGCTGGGGGCAAGCTCGTGGTGGGTGCTGCGGCAGGTGGTGGAGCCGCTGGGCAAGCTGACGGACACGGCCGCGCGCATCGCCGAGAGCGGGGATTTGACGCTGCCCATCGACGCGCACTCGCGCGACGAGGTGGGGCAGCTGGGGCGGAGCCTGGAGGCGCTGGTGAACCGGCTGCGCTCGGTGCCCGTGGGGCTGCAGGCGGTGGTGGGCGAGCTGTCCACCGCGGCCGAGCGGCTGACGAAGGTGAGCCAGGAGCAGCTCAACTTCCTCACCGAGCAGGCGCGGAGCCTGTCGGAGGCGGGCTCCACCATGGCGGAGATCGCCCAGACGTCCACCATGGCCTCCAGCCGCGCGGAGATGGTGCTGAAGGTGGCCGAGCAGGCCGACTCCTTCACGGTGGAGAGCCAGAAGTCCATCGAGCAGAGCGCGCAGGGGCTGGAGCAGATCCGCCAGCGGGTGAGCGCGCTGGTGGGCAACATCGGCCAGCTGTCGGAGCAGGCGGTGCACGCGCGGGAAATCATCGGCAGCGTGAAGGACTTGGCGGACCAGAGCAACGTGCTGGCGCTCAACGCGGCGATTGAAGCGGCGCGCGCGGGCGAGGGCGGGCGCGGGTTCGCGGTGGTGGCGCGCGAGATGCGGGCGCTGAGCGGCCAGTCGCTGCAGAGCACCGAGCGCATCGGGAAGATTCTGCTCGACATCAACCAGGCCATCCGCACGACGGTGTCCTCGGCGGAGGGCGACAGCCAGCAGATGGAGGAGGGCATCGAGCAGGTGCTGTCCTCGGCGGACAAGCTGAAGGAAATCACCACCGTCATGCAGGAGAGCAGCAAGGCGGCGCGGCAGATTGTCGCCTCGGTGACGCAGCAGAACGCGGGCATCCACCAGATGATGGAGGCCATGCAGCAGCTGTCGGGGATGATGGGCGACGTGGTGCTGGCGACCTCGACGGCGGAGGAGACGGTGGGGCAGATCAACTCCACGGTGTCCCAGCTCCAGAAGATCGTCTCCGAATTCCGGGTGTAG
- a CDS encoding DUF5689 domain-containing protein — MTAPALSRVASPRFASFLLLGVTLAAWMTGCGDDEDGQLPRPIAIADARGRANGDEVTIQGYVTVPPGAFNSGTEENGFAIQDETGGIYVQLDQKLNFGLGTRVRVQGTLAEQNKQRVLKSQPSEIEQVQGTQTVTPRAVLTGDVAEALEGRLVQVTGSVTRTFQDDSPHGYELYINDGSGEVQVYVYLTTGFDRATLEALTAGQRITVVGFAAQYESQYEVLPRQPSDLTLN, encoded by the coding sequence ATGACCGCTCCCGCCCTGTCCCGTGTCGCCTCGCCTCGCTTTGCTTCCTTCTTGCTGCTCGGTGTCACGCTCGCCGCCTGGATGACCGGCTGCGGGGATGATGAGGATGGGCAGCTTCCCAGGCCCATCGCCATCGCCGACGCCCGGGGCCGCGCCAATGGCGACGAGGTGACGATTCAGGGCTACGTCACGGTTCCCCCCGGCGCCTTCAACTCGGGCACGGAGGAGAATGGCTTCGCCATCCAGGATGAGACCGGCGGCATCTATGTGCAGCTCGACCAGAAGCTGAACTTCGGTCTGGGCACGCGAGTGCGCGTCCAGGGCACGCTGGCTGAGCAGAACAAGCAGCGCGTCCTGAAGAGCCAGCCCTCGGAGATCGAACAGGTCCAGGGCACCCAGACGGTGACGCCCCGCGCGGTGCTCACCGGCGATGTCGCCGAGGCCCTGGAGGGCCGGCTCGTGCAGGTGACCGGCAGCGTCACCCGTACCTTCCAGGACGACTCGCCCCACGGCTACGAGCTCTACATCAACGATGGCTCGGGCGAGGTGCAGGTCTACGTGTACCTCACCACGGGCTTCGACCGGGCCACCCTGGAGGCGCTCACCGCCGGCCAGCGCATCACCGTGGTGGGCTTCGCCGCCCAGTACGAGTCCCAGTACGAGGTCCTCCCCCGGCAGCCCTCGGACCTGACGCTCAACTGA
- a CDS encoding SGNH/GDSL hydrolase family protein: protein MRSAPASLALLWMVLAPPVAAAEPSPARPLRVLFIGNSYTYNHNLPAQLEGLARSATPPLRLQTRTIARAGVRLQQHWDRGEALAALRQGPWDYVVLQEQSTLGLRLIDGRHAVNDPELAFHPYARRFAEEARKVGAQPLFLLTWARRSTPGSQTQLTQAYMSVAQETGAPIVPAGLAWERSRQELPALELYHADGSHPSAAGSYLTAACLYAALTGQSPEGLAATVSGHPSPEGVLDPSRTVTLASLSPEEAAHLQRVAWSTYSELRERGGYLTVGPLPPEPLPSLPEGLPLEPAALVGTWEGELRFYSEEAGQSPATLQLVLKPRGSGLGGTARIRFAQGKREGPQVLEGLTVEPTRLRFTTPVVSQGRGRVEHEAVLTAEGLVGRALYENPRNHDRYVGTWKLQRAPAPP from the coding sequence ATGCGCTCCGCCCCCGCTTCCCTTGCCCTGCTCTGGATGGTGCTCGCGCCCCCGGTGGCCGCCGCGGAGCCCTCCCCGGCCCGGCCCCTGCGCGTGCTCTTCATCGGCAACAGCTACACGTACAACCACAACCTCCCGGCCCAGCTGGAGGGCCTGGCCCGCTCCGCCACGCCCCCGCTGCGCCTCCAGACGCGCACCATCGCCCGCGCTGGGGTCCGGCTGCAGCAGCACTGGGACCGGGGTGAGGCGCTCGCCGCGCTCCGGCAGGGCCCCTGGGATTATGTGGTGCTCCAGGAACAGAGCACCCTGGGCTTGCGGCTCATCGACGGCCGCCACGCGGTGAACGACCCGGAGCTGGCCTTCCACCCCTACGCGCGGCGCTTCGCCGAGGAGGCGCGCAAGGTGGGCGCGCAGCCCCTCTTCCTGCTCACGTGGGCCCGGCGAAGCACCCCCGGTTCCCAGACCCAGCTCACCCAGGCCTATATGTCCGTGGCCCAGGAGACCGGGGCGCCCATCGTCCCTGCGGGGCTGGCCTGGGAGCGCAGCCGGCAGGAGCTTCCCGCGCTGGAGCTGTACCACGCGGACGGCAGCCACCCCTCCGCCGCCGGCAGCTACCTCACGGCGGCCTGCCTCTACGCGGCCCTGACGGGCCAATCCCCCGAGGGGCTGGCCGCCACCGTGAGCGGGCACCCGAGCCCCGAGGGGGTGTTGGACCCCTCCAGGACGGTGACGCTGGCCTCCCTCTCCCCGGAAGAGGCCGCGCACCTGCAGCGCGTGGCCTGGAGCACCTATTCGGAGCTGCGTGAGCGTGGCGGCTACCTGACGGTGGGGCCGCTTCCCCCCGAGCCGCTGCCCTCGCTTCCGGAGGGCCTGCCGCTGGAGCCCGCCGCGCTGGTGGGCACGTGGGAGGGTGAGCTGCGCTTCTACTCGGAGGAGGCGGGCCAGTCGCCCGCCACGCTCCAACTCGTGCTCAAGCCCCGGGGCTCCGGCCTGGGCGGCACCGCGCGCATTCGCTTCGCCCAGGGCAAGCGCGAGGGGCCGCAGGTGCTCGAAGGGCTCACGGTGGAGCCCACCCGGCTGCGCTTCACCACGCCCGTGGTGAGCCAGGGACGGGGCCGCGTGGAGCACGAGGCGGTGCTCACGGCGGAGGGGCTCGTGGGGCGCGCCCTCTACGAGAACCCGCGCAACCATGACCGGTACGTGGGCACCTGGAAACTCCAGCGCGCCCCGGCGCCGCCCTGA
- a CDS encoding PTS sugar transporter subunit IIA yields MRFTDFLSEDRIRPFMRAHDRTGVVQELAELLSMRTMVAPSRLERLLLERERMAGTVLAGGVAIPHCRLEGLPRITACVAVLHEGCFFGAPEDGRVRIFVGLVSPMNTSGQHLNLLARIAGMLRDVSLRDELLAAVSASEIHQLLFRAEEAHVARMARRGGLTFAEGAGSGHA; encoded by the coding sequence ATGCGCTTCACGGACTTCTTGAGCGAAGACAGGATTCGTCCCTTCATGCGGGCGCACGACCGGACGGGCGTGGTGCAAGAGCTGGCGGAGCTGCTCTCGATGCGGACGATGGTGGCGCCCTCGCGGCTGGAGCGGCTGCTCCTGGAGCGCGAGCGGATGGCCGGCACGGTGCTCGCCGGTGGGGTGGCCATTCCCCACTGCCGGTTGGAGGGGCTGCCGCGAATCACCGCATGTGTGGCGGTGCTTCACGAAGGGTGCTTCTTTGGAGCGCCGGAGGATGGCCGGGTGCGCATCTTCGTGGGGCTCGTCTCCCCGATGAACACCTCGGGCCAGCACCTCAACCTGCTGGCGCGGATCGCCGGCATGTTGAGGGACGTGTCCCTGCGCGACGAGCTGCTGGCGGCGGTCAGCGCCTCGGAGATCCACCAGCTCCTCTTCCGGGCCGAGGAGGCGCATGTGGCCCGGATGGCCCGCAGGGGCGGCCTGACGTTCGCGGAAGGGGCCGGCTCCGGACACGCTTGA
- a CDS encoding DUF6232 family protein: protein MMNEEQPVLATQQSHAFLRLVPPPRPEPLAVAEASPVLELPGLRLTRLVLETGGQRHAVKDIQGFRTRRQSPPLCVPLLLASFCVALVVPVLLSRPGLMPVYAALLLVGGTVLGSLLYSVTVRDTYGLIVRTAQGDLEVFRSRDAEAFTRLVEALDRTLVWSAPEALPVPPGQPPRRLSR, encoded by the coding sequence ATGATGAATGAAGAGCAACCGGTCCTGGCGACGCAGCAGTCTCATGCTTTCTTGCGATTGGTTCCGCCCCCTCGGCCCGAGCCGCTCGCGGTGGCCGAGGCCTCGCCCGTGCTCGAGTTGCCCGGCCTGCGCCTGACGCGGCTCGTGCTGGAGACGGGGGGCCAGCGGCATGCGGTGAAGGACATCCAGGGGTTCCGGACCCGGCGCCAGTCTCCGCCCCTGTGCGTGCCGCTGCTGCTGGCGAGCTTCTGCGTGGCGCTGGTGGTGCCGGTGCTGCTGTCGCGGCCGGGCCTGATGCCCGTGTACGCGGCGCTCCTGCTCGTGGGGGGGACGGTGCTCGGCTCGCTGCTGTACTCGGTGACGGTGCGGGACACGTACGGGCTGATTGTGCGCACGGCCCAGGGGGACCTGGAGGTGTTCCGCTCGCGGGACGCCGAGGCCTTCACCCGGCTGGTGGAGGCGCTGGACCGGACGCTGGTGTGGAGTGCGCCCGAGGCCTTGCCGGTGCCGCCCGGGCAGCCCCCGCGCCGCCTGTCCCGGTAA
- a CDS encoding very short patch repair endonuclease, translated as MADTLSRAARSENMRRIRAKDTVPELAVRRALHRMGLRFRLHASELPGKPDLVLRRHQAVVLIHGCFWHQHRRCVDGHVPKTNLSYWQAKLERNVLRDRRNRRKLAQLGFRVLVIWECEAQHPAVLEKKLRRFFPPPEPGAP; from the coding sequence ATGGCGGACACGCTCTCCCGGGCCGCGCGCAGCGAGAACATGCGGCGCATCCGCGCCAAGGACACCGTGCCGGAGCTGGCCGTGCGCCGGGCCCTGCACCGCATGGGCTTGCGCTTCCGGCTTCACGCGAGCGAGCTGCCCGGCAAGCCGGACCTGGTGCTGCGCCGGCACCAGGCCGTGGTGTTGATCCACGGCTGCTTCTGGCACCAGCACCGGCGCTGTGTGGATGGCCACGTCCCGAAGACGAACCTGTCCTACTGGCAAGCCAAGCTCGAGCGGAACGTCCTCCGGGACCGCCGCAACCGCCGCAAGCTCGCGCAGCTCGGCTTTCGCGTGCTCGTCATCTGGGAATGCGAGGCCCAGCACCCTGCTGTCCTGGAGAAGAAACTGCGCCGCTTCTTCCCCCCGCCCGAGCCTGGGGCCCCCTGA
- a CDS encoding DNA cytosine methyltransferase, giving the protein MRPARLRSRKPTLTAIELCAGAGGQAIGLDLAGFEHVAAVEIDAHACATLRLNRPQWRVLEEDLRSFSGTSFRGVDLLAGGVPCPPFSIAGKQLGADDERDLFPEALRLVEEIRPAAVMLENVRGLAAERFADYRASVLGRLERLGYVAAWRVLNASDYGVPQLRPRFILVALRPSAAEHFAWPKPHREVPTVGHAIGDLMASAGWPGAPAWVAGAQALAPTIVGGSKKHGGPDLGPTRARLEWARLGVDGLGIANAPPDAAFPVSQKPKLTVPMVARIQGFPDTWTLSGGKTAAYRQVGNAFPPPVAYAVGVSIRKALLKSLAEVPAQLRLA; this is encoded by the coding sequence ATGAGGCCCGCTCGTCTTCGCTCACGAAAGCCCACGCTCACGGCGATCGAGCTCTGCGCCGGCGCGGGAGGACAAGCCATCGGCCTGGACCTGGCCGGCTTCGAGCACGTGGCCGCCGTGGAGATCGACGCGCACGCCTGCGCCACCTTGCGGCTGAACCGGCCCCAGTGGCGCGTGCTGGAGGAGGACCTGCGGAGCTTCTCCGGGACATCCTTCCGGGGGGTGGACCTGCTCGCCGGAGGCGTGCCCTGTCCTCCCTTCTCCATCGCCGGCAAGCAGCTGGGGGCCGACGATGAGCGCGACCTGTTCCCCGAGGCCCTGCGCCTGGTGGAGGAGATCCGCCCCGCGGCGGTGATGCTGGAGAATGTCCGGGGGCTCGCGGCGGAGCGCTTCGCGGACTACCGCGCGTCCGTCCTCGGCCGGCTGGAGCGGCTCGGCTACGTGGCCGCGTGGCGGGTGCTGAACGCCTCGGACTACGGCGTCCCCCAGCTTCGTCCCCGCTTCATCCTCGTCGCGCTCCGGCCGTCCGCCGCGGAGCACTTCGCCTGGCCCAAGCCCCACCGCGAGGTGCCCACCGTGGGCCATGCCATCGGAGACCTCATGGCATCCGCGGGCTGGCCAGGGGCCCCGGCCTGGGTGGCGGGCGCGCAGGCCCTGGCGCCCACCATCGTGGGCGGCTCGAAGAAGCACGGGGGCCCGGATCTCGGTCCCACCCGGGCGCGGCTCGAATGGGCCCGGCTGGGCGTCGATGGGCTGGGCATCGCCAACGCGCCGCCGGATGCCGCGTTCCCCGTGAGCCAGAAGCCCAAGCTGACGGTGCCCATGGTCGCGCGGATCCAGGGGTTTCCGGACACATGGACGCTGTCCGGGGGGAAGACGGCCGCCTACCGCCAGGTGGGCAACGCGTTTCCGCCCCCCGTGGCGTACGCGGTCGGGGTGTCCATCCGCAAGGCGCTGCTGAAGTCCCTGGCCGAGGTGCCCGCGCAGTTGCGGCTCGCGTAG
- a CDS encoding STAS/SEC14 domain-containing protein — MEWHFGPHTLAFEEPDLVRLTPQGEFDLKEAREMILRVREFQKGREALYLLVDARHGTGFSAEVRRAISEDRSLVPYAGVALFGASFTLRSIANMIERANALLGKPSAYQSVFTKTEEEARAWIAAQRAARAAAR, encoded by the coding sequence ATGGAGTGGCATTTCGGTCCGCATACGCTGGCGTTCGAGGAGCCGGACCTCGTGCGGCTCACGCCCCAGGGCGAGTTTGATCTGAAGGAAGCCCGGGAGATGATCCTCCGGGTGCGGGAGTTCCAGAAAGGCCGTGAGGCGCTGTACCTGCTGGTGGACGCGCGCCATGGCACGGGCTTCTCGGCCGAAGTGCGCCGGGCCATCAGCGAGGACCGGAGCCTGGTGCCCTACGCCGGGGTGGCGTTGTTCGGGGCGAGCTTCACCCTGCGGTCCATCGCCAACATGATAGAGCGGGCCAACGCGCTCCTGGGCAAGCCGTCCGCCTATCAATCGGTCTTCACCAAGACCGAGGAAGAGGCCCGCGCGTGGATTGCCGCCCAGCGGGCCGCCCGCGCCGCCGCGCGCTAG
- a CDS encoding erythromycin esterase family protein, translating to MRFRPWWLLALGLGCASARSDSGPPPVTAPARAGLPGQVLDAQGAPLPGTRITVIPRVPSWDVRSDAPVARVTSGAGGRFEVPSLPPGEYGLAGITPDGLFAVGETLKVEAGQPVKPLELRAESASPGLLEGTVVDEAGTPLPGAALRIVRAGMPFDDVTLLEASAEGRFQVRSAEGAHSVIASAPGFSTVMQRVPQRGEPVTVRMERAADASMARAAVAWMKQTGVPLKSVETGQGLEDLAPLKLVLKDTRVVALGEATHGTREFFQLKHRMLEFLVTELGFTVFALEENFAEGLAFNDYVLDGRGDPARLLSGSAWNTEEVLALLQWMRRYNEDPAHPKKLKFYGVDMQFSPKAVARVKAYLAEVDAAQAAQAEEPLGWLALPKSGFNRLPAERQQEARAHLDALAQRFEAEKARYIRQSSAAQWAVARQCVRVLRQFVGKVLQEEEELRDRAMAENLLWALEHEGPGTRAVLWAHNGHVQRGPGEWREHAAGRHLADALGPSLYVFGMAFHRGEFLAFNMDPQPPPGRQGMVAFSVPPEPEDTLDAALAATGWPVFALDLRALPRTGPAYEWWRRSRRAHDIGFIYSDGGYPSLAQIHALRLYDGLLFVERTTAARLNPR from the coding sequence ATGCGCTTTCGTCCGTGGTGGTTGCTCGCGCTGGGCCTGGGGTGTGCCTCGGCCCGCTCCGATTCCGGACCTCCTCCCGTCACCGCCCCGGCGCGGGCGGGGCTGCCGGGCCAGGTGCTGGACGCGCAAGGGGCTCCCCTTCCGGGGACGCGGATCACCGTGATTCCACGCGTGCCGTCCTGGGATGTGCGCTCGGATGCGCCCGTGGCGCGCGTCACCTCGGGGGCCGGGGGCCGCTTCGAGGTGCCTTCGCTCCCGCCGGGGGAGTACGGCCTCGCCGGCATCACCCCTGATGGGCTCTTCGCCGTGGGCGAGACGCTGAAGGTGGAGGCAGGCCAGCCCGTGAAGCCCCTGGAGCTCCGGGCGGAGAGCGCCTCACCCGGGCTGCTGGAGGGCACCGTGGTGGACGAGGCCGGCACGCCCCTGCCCGGGGCTGCCTTGCGCATCGTCCGCGCGGGGATGCCCTTCGACGACGTCACGCTGCTCGAAGCCTCAGCGGAGGGCCGCTTCCAGGTGAGGAGCGCGGAGGGGGCCCACAGCGTCATCGCCTCCGCGCCCGGCTTCTCGACGGTGATGCAGCGGGTGCCCCAGAGGGGCGAGCCCGTCACGGTGCGCATGGAGCGGGCGGCGGACGCGTCCATGGCGCGGGCGGCCGTGGCGTGGATGAAACAGACCGGGGTGCCGCTGAAGTCGGTGGAGACGGGGCAGGGGCTGGAGGACCTGGCGCCGCTGAAGCTGGTGCTGAAGGACACGCGCGTGGTGGCGCTGGGGGAGGCCACGCACGGCACGCGGGAGTTCTTCCAGCTCAAGCACCGCATGCTGGAGTTCCTGGTGACGGAGCTGGGCTTCACCGTCTTCGCCCTGGAGGAGAACTTCGCCGAAGGGCTCGCCTTCAATGACTACGTGCTCGACGGCCGGGGAGACCCCGCGCGGCTCCTGAGCGGTTCCGCCTGGAACACGGAGGAGGTCCTGGCGCTCCTCCAATGGATGCGCCGCTACAATGAAGACCCCGCCCACCCGAAGAAGCTGAAGTTCTACGGCGTGGACATGCAGTTCTCGCCCAAGGCCGTGGCGCGGGTGAAAGCCTATCTGGCCGAGGTGGACGCGGCGCAGGCGGCGCAGGCCGAGGAACCCCTCGGGTGGCTGGCCCTGCCCAAGTCTGGCTTCAACCGGCTCCCGGCGGAGCGCCAGCAGGAGGCGAGGGCGCACCTCGACGCCCTGGCCCAGCGATTCGAGGCGGAGAAAGCCCGGTACATCCGCCAGTCCAGCGCGGCGCAGTGGGCGGTGGCGCGCCAGTGCGTGCGCGTGCTGCGCCAGTTCGTGGGCAAGGTCCTCCAGGAAGAGGAGGAGCTGCGGGACCGGGCGATGGCGGAGAACCTGCTCTGGGCCTTGGAGCACGAAGGGCCCGGCACGCGGGCGGTGCTGTGGGCGCACAACGGGCACGTGCAGCGGGGCCCGGGCGAGTGGCGGGAGCACGCCGCGGGCCGGCACCTGGCGGACGCGCTCGGCCCCTCCTTATATGTGTTCGGGATGGCCTTTCACCGGGGCGAGTTCCTCGCCTTCAACATGGACCCCCAGCCGCCCCCGGGCCGCCAGGGCATGGTGGCCTTCTCCGTGCCGCCGGAGCCGGAGGACACGCTGGATGCCGCGCTGGCCGCCACGGGCTGGCCCGTGTTCGCGCTGGACCTCCGCGCCCTGCCACGCACGGGCCCGGCGTACGAGTGGTGGCGGCGCTCGCGGCGCGCCCACGACATCGGCTTCATCTACTCGGATGGGGGCTATCCCTCCCTGGCGCAGATCCACGCGCTGCGGCTCTACGACGGCCTGCTGTTCGTGGAGCGCACCACCGCGGCGCGGCTCAACCCCCGGTAG